In the genome of Sardina pilchardus chromosome 14, fSarPil1.1, whole genome shotgun sequence, one region contains:
- the LOC134100401 gene encoding vimentin-like, producing the protein MRGSSYSQKSLAVSSSSRVRVQSPSPSRCRGSSYNRGRAGYQNGVSAVEVGTEIHQQHANEKEEMQELNVRFAGYIDKVQALEQRNAQLQAELAALQGRFKGGPGGLAEEYEIKFKEMRDLIEALTAEKGAADIERGYIEEEVEVWRLKLEEELALKEEAEMILREFRQDVDCATLQKAELEKRVEQLVAEIEFLKKLHDEEVADLLKQIEDSKVTVELDSDRPDLAAYLRNMRAEIEAVAARNVQEAEKWYKGKFDTLKEQAGKAEDQMKTMKEEITTYQTQVTDLQNQIDGVRARNAALEQQLEDMEAAHLDKMSGLEAIIAQLENQLCETKMEMSKYMQDYQELLHIKLKLDAEIATYRKLLEGEEKRLGISGESHTAIQDSA; encoded by the exons ATGAGAGGCTCCTCATACTCCCAGAAGTCCCTGGCGGTCAGCAGCTCCAGCCGAGTCCGGGTGCAAAGTCCATCTCCGTCCCGCTGCAGGGGCTCCTCCTACAACCGTGGCCGTGCTGGGTACCAGAATGGCGTGTCTGCTGTTGAGGTGGGCACCGAGATCCACCAGCAGCATGCCAACGAGAAGGAGGAAATGCAGGAGCTGAACGTGCGCTTTGCCGGCTACATTGACAAGGTGCAGGCCCTGGAACAAAGGAACGCCCAGCTGCAGGCAGAGCTGGCCGCACTGCAGGGCCGCTTCAAGGGAGGCCCCGGTGGGCTCGCCGAAGAGTATGAGATCAAATTCAAGGAGATGAGGGACCTGATTGAGGCTCTGACTGCTGAAAAGGGTGCGGCCGACATTGAGAGGGGTTACATCGAGGAAGAGGTGGAAGTGTGGAGGCTCAAACTGGAGGAAGAGCTGGCCCTCAAAG AGGAGGCTGAGATGATCCTGCGAGAGTTCCGTCAGGATGTGGATTGTGCCACACTACAGAAAGCAGAGCTGGAGAAGCGTGTGGAACAGCTGGTGGCTGAGATTGAGTTTTTGAAGAAGCTGCATGATGAAGAGGTGGCTGACCTTCTGAAGCAGATTGAGGACTCCAAGGTCACTGTGGAGCTGGACTCAGACCGGCCTGACCTGGCTGCCTACCTGCGCAACATGCGTGCCGAAATCGAGGCTGTGGCCGCTCGCAACGTCCAGGAGGCAGAGAAGTGGTACAAGGGCAAATTCGACACACTGAAAGAACAGGCAGGCAAAGCTGAGGACCAGATGAAGACCATGAAGGAGGAGATCACTACTTACCAAACCCAGGTGACCGACCTGCAGAACCAGATTGATGGAGTGAGAGCCCGTAATGCTGCTCTGGAACAGCAGCTGGAGGATATGGAGGCAGCTCACCTGGACAAAATGTCAGGGCTGGAGGCCATCATTGCTCAGCTGGAGAACCAGCTCTGTGAGACCAAGATGGAGATGAGCAAATACATGCAGGACTATCAAGAGCTGCTGCACATCAAACTGAAGCTCGACGCTGAGATCGCCACCTACAGGAAGCTGCTGGAAGGCGAGGAGAAGAGGCTGGGAATCTCAG GCGAGAGCCACACAGCCATCCAGGACTCTGCCTAA
- the nop14 gene encoding nucleolar protein 14: MGKQQQKKNVADKVRKTKTSTEIKNNPFEVKINKKKFDILGRKTKHDVGLPGVSRSKAINKRKNTLLKEYQQKGKANKFIDRRFGEYDTKMAPEDKILQRFSLERQRTLEKKDIYNLNEDEELTHYGQSLAEMEKLNDIVDSDSDSEEKGLLSAELTASHFGGGGGLLRKKSPGEKEDGGTQKAKSRQELIEELIIKSKQEKRERQTQKEESQVLTEKLDQDWKSIQGLLSHKGSKAQSQDQPEKPKLDDYDMMVRELGFEMKAQPSEKLKSQEELAREERERLQKLEADRLRRMRGDLDLGPKKKAVHFSADDLNDGFILDKEDKKMLAYQDGKWSVEEEEEKEGETDEEAEECEEEEGGDDDGDDDGDDDDGDDSGDDEDEDDSEEDAHSDLESEQGSVEEEEEEEEKEEKELDQDEEELASASAPCPLSEEERKAQQEVAKAELPYTFKAPESTEELKSMLLGHSPEKQRLILDRTLKSNHPSLGVGNKLKLQKMFGFLLEYMGDLASSKPPELNTVNILIPQLYGLSQLFPAAACRAMQTLLSDSAHDIDEAVEVTGRAAFPGLDVLIYLKITALLFPTSDFRHPVTTPAFLCISQALTKCPVTSLQEVTCGLVLCCLALEYVALSQRVCPEVINFLLGVLHLAVPDQTNLGYSVVSPFKQVSRFSELLVLSSPEAPEGWSRKALPLSAAQGLPLHSHLERDHYRLSLLDTCLDLVKKYAVLYKDTPSFFHIFKPIRAALEHLPWKTYPPTLQECHREVLETLPETPAEQLPLVFEKKKPIPLKLLTPKIVQVLDYGKKRGNTKEQREQERLKHKYKKEFKGALREIRKDTRFLAQEKLSDVMRRDSERKRKVKELLGSLSTQEGEWKSLKKMKRK; this comes from the exons CGGAAAAATACACTCTTGAAGGAATATCAACAGAAAGGTAAAGCAAACAAGTTTATCGACAGACGGTTTGGTGAATATGACACCAAGATGGCACCAGAGGACAAGATTCTACAGAGATTTTCCTTGGAGAGACAG CGGACTCTGGAGAAGAAGGACATTTACAACCTGAACGAAGATGAGGAGCTGACCCACTATGGCCAATCATTGGCCGAGATGGAGAAGCTCAATGACATTGTTGACAGTGATAGTGACTCGGAGGAGAAAGGACTGTTGTCTG CGGAACTCACGGCCTCCCATtttggaggagggggtggtctCCTGAGAAAGAAAAGCCCAGGGGAGAAAGAGGATGGGGGGACCCAGAAGGCAAAATCTCGTCAGGAACTTATAGAGGAGCTCATCATCAAGTCCAAACAGGAGAAG AGAGAGCGTCAGACTCAGAAAGAAGAGTCCCAAGTTCTGACAGAAAAGCTGGACCAGGACTGGAAGTCCATCCAAGGTCTACTGTCCCACAAAGGCTCCAAAGCCCAAAGCCAGGACCAGCCGGAGAAGCCTAAG cTGGATGATTATGATATGATGGTAAGAGAGCTTGGCTTTGAGATGAAGGCTCAGCCTTCAGAGAAACTGAAAAGTCAAGAGGAGCTGGctcgggaagagagagagaggctacagAAACTGGAG GCAGACAGATTGCGCAGAATGAGAGGTGATTTGGATTTGGGGCCCAAGAAAAAAGCGGTGCACTTCTCTGCTGACGACTTGAATGATGGCTTCATTTTGGATAAAGAGGACAAGAAGATGCTGGCTTATCAG GATGGAAAGTGGAgtgtggaagaagaggaggagaaagagggtgaaACTGATGAAGAGGCGGAGGAATGcgaagaggaagagggtggtgatgatgatggtgatgatgatggtgatgatgatgatggtgatgacagTGGAGACGATGAGGACGAAGACGACAGTGAGGAAGATGCTCACTCAGACCTGGAGTCAGAGCAGGGCAGtgtagaagaggaggaggaggaggaggagaaggaggagaaggagctggACCAAGATGAAGAGGAATTAGCATCCGCCAGCGCTCCATGCCCTctaagtgaggaggagaggaaagctcAGCAGGAGGTTGCAAAGGCTGAGCTCCCATACACCTTCAAAG ctccagaaAGCACGGAGGAACTGAAGAGCATGTTGCTGGGCCACTCCCCAGAGAAACAGCGCCTGATACTGGACAGAACTCTAAAGTCCAACCACCCAAGTTTAGGAGTGGGCAACAAGCTAAAGCTGCAG AAAATGTTTGGTTTCCTGCTGGAGTACATGGGCGACCTGGCTAGCAGTAAGCCTCCCGAGCTGAACACCGTCAACATTCTCATTCC GCAGCTGTATGGACTTAGTCAGCTCTTTCCTGCTGCAGCCTGCAGGGCCATGCAGACTCTGCTTTCTGACAGTGCGCATGACATTGACGAAGCGGTTGAGGTTACGGGACGTGCTGCCTTTCCAGGCTTAGATGTG CTGATTTATCTGAAGATTACAGCTCTGCTGTTCCCCACCTCTGACTTTAGACACCCCGTCACCACACCAGCTTTTCTTTGTATCAGTCAGGCCCTTAccaag TGTCCCGTGACTAGTCTGCAGGAGGTGACGTGTGGCCTGGTCCTGTGCTGCCTGGCTCTGGAGTATGTGGCCCTCTCCCAGCGCGTCTGCCCTGAGGTCATCAACTTCCTGCTGGGCGTGCTCCACCTCGCCGTGCCTGACCAGACCAACCTCG GGTACTCGGTGGTGTCACCTTTCAAGCAAGTGAGCCGGTTCAGTGAGCTGCTAGTGCTGAGCAGCCCAGAGGCCCCTGAGGGCTGGAGCAGGAAGGCCCTGCCTCTCTCCGCAGCCCAAGGGCTCCCGCTCCACAGCCACCTGGAGAGAGACCACTACAG GCTGTCGTTGCTGGATACATGTTTAGACCTTGTGAAGAAGTATGCCGTTTTATATAAGGACACCCCTTCCTTCTTCCACATCTTTAAGCCAATCAGGGCTGCTCTTGAGCACCTCCCTTGGAAGACCTACCCACCCACTTTACAG GAGTGTCACAGAGAGGTCCTGGAGACTCTACCAGAGACTCCTGCAGAACAACTTCCTCTGgtttttgagaagaaaaagcCCATTCCTCTCAAGCTTCTTACCCCTAAAATCGTTCAAGT GCTGGATTATGGCAAGAAGCGAGGCAACACCAAGGAGCAGCGTGAACAGGAGCGGTTGAAACACAAGTACAAGAAGGAGTTCAAGGGCGCACTCAGAGAGATCAGGAAGGACACACGTTTCCTGGCCCAGGAGAAGCTTTCTGATGTCATGAGAAG GGAttcggagaggaagaggaaggtgaAGGAGCTCCTTGGCAGTTTATCTACTCAGGAGGGAGAGTGGAAATCCCTAAAGAAAATGAAGAGGAAGTGA
- the LOC134100400 gene encoding desmin-like, with protein sequence MRGSSYSQKSLAVSSSSRVRVQSPSPSRCRGSSYNRGRAGYQNGVSAVEVGTEIHQQHANEKEEMQELNVRFAGYIDKVQALEQRNAQLQAELAALQGRFKGGPGGLAEEYEIKFKEMRDLIEALTAEKGAADIERGYIEEEVEVWRLKLEEELALKEEAEMILREFRQDVDCATLQKAELEKRVEQLVAEIEFLKKLHDEEVADLLKQIEDSKVTVELDSDRPDLAAYLRNMRAEIEAVAARNVQEAEKWYKGKFDTLKEQAGKAEDQMKTMKEEITTYQTQVTDLQNQIDGVRARNAALEQQLEDMEAAHLDKMSGLEAIIAQLENQLCETKMEMSKYMQDYQELLHIKLKLDAEIATYRKLLEGEEKRLGISGESHSAIQDS encoded by the exons ATGAGAGGCTCCTCATACTCCCAGAAGTCCCTGGCGGTCAGCAGCTCCAGCCGAGTCCGGGTGCAAAGTCCATCTCCGTCCCGCTGCAGGGGCTCCTCCTACAACCGTGGCCGTGCTGGGTACCAGAATGGCGTGTCTGCTGTTGAGGTGGGCACCGAGATCCACCAGCAGCATGCCAACGAGAAGGAGGAAATGCAGGAGCTGAACGTGCGCTTTGCCGGCTACATTGACAAGGTGCAGGCCCTGGAACAAAGGAACGCCCAGCTGCAGGCAGAGCTGGCCGCACTGCAGGGCCGCTTCAAGGGAGGCCCCGGTGGGCTCGCCGAAGAGTATGAGATCAAATTCAAGGAGATGAGGGACCTGATTGAGGCTCTGACTGCTGAAAAGGGTGCGGCCGACATTGAGAGGGGTTACATCGAGGAAGAGGTGGAAGTGTGGAGGCTCAAACTGGAGGAAGAGCTGGCCCTCAAAG AGGAGGCTGAGATGATCCTGCGAGAGTTCCGTCAGGATGTGGATTGTGCCACACTACAGAAAGCAGAGCTGGAGAAGCGTGTGGAACAGCTGGTGGCTGAGATTGAGTTTTTGAAGAAGCTGCATGACGAAGAGGTGGCTGACCTTCTGAAGCAGATTGAGGACTCCAAGGTCACTGTGGAGCTGGACTCAGACCGGCCTGACCTGGCTGCCTACCTGCGTAACATGCGTGCCGAAATCGAGGCTGTGGCCGCTCGCAACGTCCAGGAGGCAGAGAAGTGGTACAAGGGCAAATTCGACACACTGAAAGAACAGGCAGGCAAAGCTGAGGACCAGATGAAGACCATGAAGGAGGAGATCACTACTTACCAAACCCAGGTGACCGACCTGCAGAACCAGATTGATGGAGTGAGAGCCCGTAATGCTGCTCTGGAACAGCAGCTGGAGGATATGGAGGCAGCTCACCTGGACAAAATGTCAGGGCTGGAGGCCATCATTGCTCAGCTGGAGAACCAGCTCTGTGAGACCAAGATGGAGATGAGCAAATACATGCAGGACTATCAAGAGCTGCTGCACATCAAACTGAAGCTTGACGCTGAGATCGCCACCTACAGGAAGCTGCTGGAAGGCGAGGAGAAGAGGCTGGGAATCTCAG GTGAGAGCCATTCAGCCATCCAGGACTCCTAA